In the Pseudoliparis swirei isolate HS2019 ecotype Mariana Trench chromosome 21, NWPU_hadal_v1, whole genome shotgun sequence genome, one interval contains:
- the LOC130211648 gene encoding dynactin subunit 6-like, whose amino-acid sequence MSDAKLIIAQKSAKIAAGAVVCVESEIRGDVTIGARTVVHPKARIIAEAGPIVIGEGNLIEEQALIINSYPENIMPDTEGVEPKTMTIGTNNVFEVGCVSQALKIGDNNVIESKSDLGRNVILTSGCIIGACCQVNTCEVVPENTVVYGSNCIRRVQSEKPQSQTLQLDFLMKILPNYHHMKKTTKGNSTPIRN is encoded by the exons ATGTCGGACGCCAAGCTAATCATAGCACAGAAAAG TGCTAAAATTGCAGCTGgagctgttgtgtgtgttgaaagCGAAATAAGAGGAGATGTAACCATAG gtGCTAGAACAGTGGTCCACCCCAAAGCACGGATCATAGCAGAGGCGGGGCCTATTGTCATTGGAGAGGGTAATCTGATAGAGGAGCAGGCACTCATTATTAACAG TTATCCAGAGAATATCATGCCAGACACAGAGGGAGTGGAGCCCAAAACCATGACGATCGGGACCAATAATGTGTTTGAAGTTGGATGTG TCTCACAAGCTTTGAAAATTGGGGACAACAATGTGATTGAGTCTAAAT CTGATCTTGGGAGGAACGTGATCCTGACCAGTGGATGCATCATTGGAGCGTGCTGCCAGGTCAACACGTGTGAGGTCGTGCCGGAGAACACGGTGGTGTACGGGTCGAACTGCATCCGCCGGGTGCAGAGTGAAAAGCCCCAG TCTCAGACTCTGCAGCTCGACTTCCTCATGAAGATTCTGCCCAACTATCACCACATGAAGAAGACGACCAAAGGAAACAGCACACCTATCAGGAACTGA